A part of Acropora palmata chromosome 6, jaAcrPala1.3, whole genome shotgun sequence genomic DNA contains:
- the LOC141884495 gene encoding uncharacterized protein LOC141884495, with translation MAEYSKDNGQTGAEKIFRCEDCGKGYQHRWSLLRHKRIKREGKAFKCNICEKQFTYKQNLELHKVVHTGERPFKCSHCDKSYAKKSILKGHIHTHTGAKPFQCSHCGKEFGKSAHLHTHLKLHKEERPHPCDQCGRRFAAAGALKEHYRRHTGERPFKCKVCGKCFKYGGNKLSLHMRTHTGERPFKCDHCGKGFSHCGGLSRHKKIHAKEKHFECKQCGKVYKHIGHLQRHEKSHTIKTIWVASLENIENHCQTD, from the coding sequence ATGGCTGAATATTCAAAAGATAACGGACAAACTGGAGCAGAAAAAATATTCAGATGTGAGGATTGTGGAAAGGGTTATCAACATCGGTGGAGTCTTCTTCGCCATAAGAGGATTAAAAGAGAGGGGAAGGCATTCAAATGCAACATCTGTGAAAAACAATTCACTTACAAGCAAAATCTTGAACTGCATAAGGTGGTGCATACAGGAGAGAGGCCTTTTAAATGCAGTCATTGCGACAAGAGTTATGCTAAGAAAAGTATCTTGAAGGGACACATTCACACTCATACCGGAGCAAAACCGTTTCAGTGTAGTCATTGCGGCAAGGAGTTTGGGAAATCGGCACATCTTCACACCCACCTCAAATTGCACAAGGAGGAACGTCCTCACCCATGCGACCAATGTGGTCGCAGATTTGCTGCAGCAGGGGCATTGAAGGAACACTATCGAAGGCATACAGGGGAGAGACCTTTCAAGTGCAAGGTGTGTGGAAAATGCTTCAAGTATGGTGGCAACAAATTATCACTGCATATGAGAACACACACTGGTGAAAGGCCATTTAAATGTGACCATTGTGGGAAAGGTTTCAGTCATTGTGGTGGTCTTTCACGCCATAAGAAAATCCATGCCAAGGAGAAGCATTTTGAATGCAAGCAGTGTGGCAAGGTGTATAAACACATAGGACATTTGCAGCGCCATGAAAAGTCACACACTATTAAGACCATATGGGTTGCTAGTCTTGAAAACATTGAGAATCATTGTCAGACTGACTAG